The following are encoded together in the Scomber japonicus isolate fScoJap1 chromosome 20, fScoJap1.pri, whole genome shotgun sequence genome:
- the LOC128381139 gene encoding stonustoxin subunit beta-like, protein MPTTTRIISDTRRPDKVKKVKAGNTPTEKTPVYEPNIPEPKCRADLIKYWIDLSFDDKTANKMLWITESGSKVARMTDEITCPVLDRPERYEYAPQVLCKEGILGFRGYWEVEFSGWVVAGVAYEGAGRRNSDGPCGLGENEESWGFGWSGSNYYAWHKGQSFEIMGIPKSSIMGIYLDQPAGILNFYAVEEVKKGEESTGVKEVKLLQQVKSSFKEKIIPGFWVGTKSHCLILKNEE, encoded by the exons ATGCCCACTACCACTAGAATCATCTCTGACACTCGGAGGCCAGATAAAG TAAAGAAAGTCAaagctggaaacacacccacag AGAAGACCCCGGTCTATGAGCCAAATATCCCTGAACCCAAATGCCGAGCTGATCTCATCAAAT ACTGGATCGACCTCTCCTTTGATGACAAAACAGCCAATAAGATGCTGTGGATAACAGAAAGTGGTAGTAAGGTGGCCCGTATGACTGATGAGATCACTTGTCCTGTCTTGGATAGACCAGAGAGATATGAGTATGCTCCTCAG GTGCTTTGCAAGGAAGGTATCCTGGGCTTCCGAGgctactgggaggtggagtttTCAGGATGGGTCGTGGCTGGGGTGGCATACGAAGGAGCAGGAAGGAGGAACAGCGATGGACCATGTGGCCTAGGAGAGAACGAGGAATCCTGGGGTTTCGGCTGGAGTGGTTCAAACTATTATGCCTGGCACAAGGGTCAGAGTTTTGAGATCATGGGTATTCCTAAGTCCTCTATAATGGGCATATACCTCGACCAACCAGCTGGTATACTTAATTTCTATGCTgtggaggaagtgaagaagggagaggagagcaCAGGAGTAAAGGAAGTTAAACTTTTGCAACAGGTTAAGAGTTcgtttaaagagaaaataattcCAGGTTTCTGGGTGGGGACAAAGTCCCACTGTTTGATCCTAAAGAATGAGGAATAA